In Rhodanobacter humi, the genomic stretch GGCCGAGCACGCTGACGGAAAACCGGGCGCGTTCGAGCGTGGCCCGTTCCTGTTGCGTCAGCTCGCCGACGAACATCACGTGCTTGTTCGCCATCGTCGCGGGCGATGCGTTCAGCGCATCGACGAGGAAATCGAGGCTGCGCGACGCCGAGCCATCGCTGGCGCCGATGCGCCCGAAATGCCCGATCAGCAGCGCGCCGGCCGGAACCCACCGGGCGAGGATGGCGGCGACACGCGGATCGTCGGTCGTGGCGTTGCCGGGGGCGGCGAAGTCGGCCGGATCGTAGCCGTTGGGCAGGGTCGCCGCCGCCTTGCGCGGATAGCGCCGCTGGAAATCGGCGACCAGCGGGGGGCTCACCGAGGTGACCAGGTTGGCGGCGGCCACCACGCGCCGCTCGATCAGCTGGCGCATCCAGGTCCGCAACCGGCCGGGCTGGCCCAGCGGCTCGAACACCAGCCCGTCGCGGAAGTCCTGCAGGCAGCCGATGCGGCGCCGGCTGGCCAGGCTCGCGGCGGCGACCAGGGAGTCGATCGGCGAATACGTGCCGATCGCCACGCAGCGTTCGCCCGCGGCCAGTTTCTCGGTGCACAACCGGTCGGCCGCAGCGAGCGCGCGCACCAACCACGGTTGCCCGCGTCCCGCGCCCCCGGCGAACAGGAACGGCAGCGGGCGCAGGAATGCCGCGGCCATGGTCAGCAGCGATGCCGCGGCGGAAGACTCGCTGCCCACGCAGTGGCCGGGCAACGGCAGGACGGTGATCCCCGGCGTCGGCGGCAAGGTGGCCGCGGGCGCGCCCGGTGCCGGCTCGCGGGCGAACACGTAGATCCGGTATTTCGCCGGGTCCAGGTACTTCAGCAGGCCCTTGAAGCGCTGCGCGGCGATGTTGCCGGACAGGTGGTGCGCGGCGAAGACGAACAGGTTGATCTTCGTCATCGCCGCAGCCTCGGGTGGTGCGCGGTGGCGCGTGGCATGGTCTGGTTCATGGCAGGGCGCCGGGCTCCTCGTCGGGTTCCGGGTAGCTGCGCCGGGACTTCAACGCCCCGCGCAACGCGCGGTGCATGCCGCTCCATTCGTGGCGGAAGCACCAGACGACGACCGGCAACAGCGCCAGCCAGACCACGCTGAAATGGACGGGGGCATGCGGGCCGTACACCAGCGTGGCGATGGAAAGGCCCACGCCGGCCGTGACGAACGCGTACAACCGGGCGCGCGGAAACGGCCGCCAGACGTGGGCCGAGGCCTCGGTGCGCGCCACGAAGAACACCAGGAACGCGATCGCGTTCGCCACCACGGCCCCGGCGGCGCCATG encodes the following:
- a CDS encoding glycosyltransferase → MTKINLFVFAAHHLSGNIAAQRFKGLLKYLDPAKYRIYVFAREPAPGAPAATLPPTPGITVLPLPGHCVGSESSAAASLLTMAAAFLRPLPFLFAGGAGRGQPWLVRALAAADRLCTEKLAAGERCVAIGTYSPIDSLVAAASLASRRRIGCLQDFRDGLVFEPLGQPGRLRTWMRQLIERRVVAAANLVTSVSPPLVADFQRRYPRKAAATLPNGYDPADFAAPGNATTDDPRVAAILARWVPAGALLIGHFGRIGASDGSASRSLDFLVDALNASPATMANKHVMFVGELTQQERATLERARFSVSVLGPVERTLALQLMQRCDKLLLLTGSRASCATGKLFEYLAAGADIVCVSGVRNAATAILAETGAGRSLLTGDGAAAGDALRAALAPGAADAQRDIGPYSKLAQAGMLDRWITDMVQP